Sequence from the Rutidosis leptorrhynchoides isolate AG116_Rl617_1_P2 chromosome 3, CSIRO_AGI_Rlap_v1, whole genome shotgun sequence genome:
CTAGACCCGTTTTTCCAAAAAGAAGTTACTTGGAGTAAAGCTTGATGTCATCAAGCTCGAAAGCATTGACTTCATCATTGTAAATCTTTAGCCTATGACCGTTTACCTTGAAGGTGTTCCCATTCCCATATAATTCTACATAGCCCGTAGGGTGTGCTCTCTTTACCACATAGGGACCCGACCACCTAGACTTAAGTTTCCCCGGTGAGAATTTGAACCTTGAGTTAAAAACAAGCACTTTGTCGTTTGGGTGAAATTCCTTAGGACCTTTCAATTGGGCATCATGCCACTTCTTTGTTTTCTCCTTATATGACAACGAGTTCTAGTATGCATCTAACCTTAGTTCCTCTAATTCATGAAGTTGCATGACCCGTTTTTCTTATGACTTGGCCAAATCTAGGTTAACCTCTTTTATTAACCAAAATGCTCTATGTTCCACCTCAACCGGAAGGTGACAAGCTTTACCATACACTAGTCTAAACGATGTCATTCCTATGGGAGTCTTAAAGGTGATTCTAAATGCCCACAATGCGTCTTCTAACTTAGTGGACAAAATCTTTGGGTTGTTTTGAACCGTCTTCTCTAAAATCCTTTTCAAAGCTCGGTTAGTGTTTTCTACTTGACCACTAGTTTGGGGATGGTAAGGAGTCGAGAACCTATGCCCTACGCCATACTTTTCCATGACTTTCTCCATAAGATGGTTCGCGAAATGAGTTCCTCGATCCGATATCAATGCTTTTTGGAACACCAAACCTAGCAAACAAGCTTTTTAAGAACTTCACTACAACTCTTGCATCATTTGTTGGCAAGGCTTTAGCCTCGGCCCATTTTGAAACATAATCAACCGCTACTAAAATGTAAAGGCATTTATTCGAGTTTGGAAATGGCCCCATGAAATCTAGGCCCCACACGTTGAATACCTCGCATATTTGAATCCCGGTTTAAGGCATTTTGTCCCTCTTTGAAATTGAACCGGACTTTTGACATGAATCACAACATTTTACTAAATCGTGGGCGTCTTTAAATATAGTGGGCTAATAGAAACCCGCATTGAACACCTTTTCCGCGGTGTGATTCGGTCCAACGTGGCCACCCGTGGGCTCACTATGACAACTTTTCAAAACATCTCGGGCTTCTTGCCCATACACATACCTTCGGatcacttgatccgccccaatGCGAAACAAATCCGGGTCATCCCAAAAGTAATACCTAAGGTCATTgaaaaatttcttcttttgttgataagaagacCTTTTCGCAAAACATTTGAAGCTAAGTAGTTTGCAAAATCGACAAACCATGGGATCTCATCTACTAACACAATTCTCATCAAGTGTTCATCAGGGAAAGTGTCCCGAATTTTGGACTCATCTAAGGGTTGAGACCCGGGATTATCTAGCCTAGAAAAATGATCGGCCGCCACATTCTCGGCCCCCTTTTTATCTTAAATCTCTATGTCAAACTCTTGCAAGAGAAGAACCCACCTAATCAACCTATGTATTAAATCTTGTTTTTGAAAAAGGTATTGCAATGCGGAATGGTCCGTGTATACGACCATTTTTGAAAGTACAAGGtaagaatgaaatttgtcaaaagcaaacacTACCGCGAGAAGTTCTTTCTCGGTAGTAGTGTACTTTAATTGTGCCCCGGTCAACGTGTTGCTCGCATAATAAATCGGTCGAAAATGTTTGTCAACTCTTTGACCAAGGACCGCCCCGAACGTATAATCGCTCGCGTCACACATCAATTTAAAGTCTTTATCCCAATCGGGCGAGATTAGAATTGGAGGGTTAATGAGTTTTTCCTTAAGCAAGTTAAAAGCCTCGATACAAGCATCATCAAACAAGAAAGGTTGGTCCTTTTCTAACAATttggtcatgggtcgagcgattttagaaaaatcctttataaatAGGCGGTAGAATCCCGCGTgtccaagaaaacttcggattgcTTTGACATCCAAGGGTGTGGGTAAGTCTTTTATGGCGGTAACCTTGGCTTTATCAACCCCGATTCCCGTTTTAGAAATTTTATGTCCCAAAACCACCCCTTCgtttaccatgaaatggcatttttcccaattaagcacTAAATTAGCCTCCTCACATCGTGTTAACATTTTGTCAAGGTTATGGAGACAATGGTCGAAAGAGTCTCCAAAaaccgagaagtcatccatgaaaacctcCATGAAGTCCTCAATCATATTCGAGAAAATCGCAAGCATACACCTTTGAAACATTCCCGAGGCGCTACACAACCCGAAGGGCATTCGACGATATGCAAAGGTACCATATAGGCATGTAAAGGTCATTTTTTCTTGGTCTATGGGgtcaatggggatttggaagtacCCCGAAaacccgtcaagaaaacaatagaatTCTTTTCCACTTAAACGCTCAATCATTTGATCGATGTACGGGAGAGGGAaattctaatgacccgtcctaatccatcaggatgactacattacatttggttacatcgcaaggtacttgacttctatatgatacaattttacaaacattgcattcgttttttaaaagacaaactttcattacatcgaaagttgatggcatgcataccatttcataatatatccaactataattgacttaataataacattgatgaactcaatgactcgaatgcaacgtcttttgaaatatgtcatgaatgactccaaataatatctctaagatgagcaaatgcacagcggaagatttctttcgtacctgagaataaacatgctttcaagtgtcaaccaaaaggttggtgagttcattagtttatcataatcaatcattttcatc
This genomic interval carries:
- the LOC139901066 gene encoding uncharacterized protein, with translation MTSFRLVYGKACHLPVEVEHRAFWLIKEEKTKKWHDAQLKGPKEFHPNDKVLVFNSRFKFSPGKLKSRWSGPYVVKRAHPTGYVELYGNGNTFKVNGHRLKIYNDEVNAFELDDIKLYSKYRSDAFGVKATLLAAQERCTFFRCGAFGGDF